Proteins from a genomic interval of Drosophila melanogaster chromosome 2R:
- the CG30037 gene encoding uncharacterized protein, producing MHIRLVDELKRLYRIVARIWLFIRRYKAIIILAVFLAYRIFNFKPDPSKRTASLAGWSRDAPRSVADYLDPTKDTALIVPRHFCRSKALLTIAVCSYVHHFERRRAIRKLWGNFTDFNYSVFVKLHGHLKGRYQDVLPERLKLYSEYLSGEGDSLRASIRLVFIVGRRNLASLLENEAVAIEAQKYNDVIQENFIDTYNNLTIKAVMALKHITQSCLNTTAFYFKCDDDTFVNVPNILHFLLGGTIPVNVVTAGFHYGNTYEVTSPRKRLTARREMMYGRQHCNVPPATNKLNKWYMPSYMFRGGVYPRYLCGSGYLLSIDVVPRLYKASLGTRIVHLEDMFVTGLCAEKAGIKRTNHPLFRSSYPYEGDEQCALKGSFTVHRAKDNVMWEAWYRVTNFSSKCPPPQKDFHLRLPKMQRC from the exons atgcatattaGGCTCGTAGACGAGCTTAAGCGGCTCTATCGGATCGTGGCCAGAATCTGGCTATTTATCAGAAGGTACAAGGCTATTATTATCCTAGCAGTGTTCTTGGCCTACAggatatttaattttaagccagaTCCAAGCAAGCGGACCG CATCTTTGGCGGGATGGAGTCGTGATGCGCCCAGAAGTGTAGCCGATTACTTGGATCCAACCAAGGACACGGCGCTCATTGTTCCGCGACATTTTTGTCGTAGCAAGGCGTTGCTGACAATAGCAGTATGTTCCTATGTGCATCACTTTGAACGGCGACGTGCCATCCGGAAGCTTTGGGGCAACTTCACGGACTTCAACTATTCTGTCTTTGTAAAACTGCATGGCCATCTTAAAGGACGTTACCAGGACGTGCTGCCCGAGCGTCTGAAACTGTATAGCGAGTATCTGAGTGGTGAGGGGGACTCCCTAAGGGCCTCCATACGGCTCGTCTTCATTGTGGGCCGCAGAAACTTGGCTTCCCTGCTGGAGAATGAGGCGGTGGCCATCGAGGCGCAGAAGTATAATGATGTTATCCAGGAGAACTTCATTGACACCTACAACAACTTGACCATCAAGGCTGTGATGGCGCTAAAGCATATCACCCAGAGTTGTCTAAACACTACAGCGTTCTACTTCAAGTGTGACGACGACACCTTCGTTAATGTGCCTAACATACTGCACTTCCTGCTCGGAGGAACGATTCCTGTGAACGTGGTAACGGCAGGCTTCCATTACGGCAACACATACGAGGTCACTTCGCCGAGGAAACGATTGACGGCTCGCAGGGAGATGATGTACGGACGCCAGCACTGCAATGTGCCGCCGGCCACCAATAAGTTGAACAAATGGTATATGCCATCGTACATGTTTCGGGGTGGAGTGTATCCCAGGTACCTGTGCGGATCCGGCTACTTGCTGTCCATTGATGTGGTCCCACGTCTGTACAAGGCGTCGCTGGGCACTAGAATTGTGCACTTGGAGGACATGTTCGTCACCGGACTGTGTGCAGAGAAGGCTGGCATTAAGCGAACGAACCACCCGCTCTTCAGGTCCAGCTATCCCTATGAGGGGGATGAACAGTGCGCCCTTAAGGGAAGCTTCACTGTTCACCGTGCAAAGGATAACGTGATGTGGGAGGCATGGTACCGAGTCACCAACTTCAGCAGCAAGTGCCCTCCACCACAAAAAGACTTCCACTTGAGGCTGCCCAAGATGCAAAGGTGCTAG
- the GalT1 gene encoding beta1,3-galactosyltransferase 1, isoform B, whose product MDRRWNPEKIEEQSSLLAAEYSSSSGAAASGSEDETVTTSGALRSKAKLRKRQLRNRMPLPRMLRRLGCYTLSAFLICGLLLVYLPLVYLDVHKRSAGLPDWTSETSRSIADYLDIGLSSGVIVPKDFCRNKTFLVIAVCTGVDNFIQRHTIRETWGNTTEFNYPAFGKLHGHLKGHYLPPLPDRLKMYGDYLSGEGQSLTASVRIVFIVGRQKDEAMLGNETLNRIHIESEKYNDIIQENFVDSYNNLTLKSVMALKHISRSCFNTAVYFLKCDDDTFVNIPNLLNFLLGGTIPLYNDTLDYHDRSTYLVTAPQTRLKASSDVLYGHQFCNVVPVSEVSSKWYMPSYMYKPESYPKYLSGAGYLMSIDVVQRLFEASLNTTLVYLEDVYITGLCAQKAKINRHHHPLFSFAHSKQMCAFKGTITQHQLKDDSMVSAWNYVSNYSIKCPPPGRYFSQVRLRKRPIC is encoded by the exons ATGGACAGAAGGTGGAATCCAGAAAAAATCGAGGAGCAGAGCTCCCTCTTGGCAGCGGAATATTCCTCCAGCTCGGGAGCAGCTGCTTCCGGATCCGAGGACGAGACGGTCACCACTAGTGGAGCGCTACGCAGCAAAGCAAAGCTGAGGAAGCGGCAGCTAAGAAATCGCATGCCGCTTCCCAGGATGTTAAGACGCCTTGGCTGCTACACGCTGAGCGCCTTCCTAATCTGTGGGCTGCTCCTCGTCTACCTGCCGCTCGTCTACTTGGATGTACACAAGCGTAGTG CTGGTCTGCCGGATTGGACGTCAGAGACCTCCCGCAGCATAGCTGACTACCTGGATATCGGGCTCAGTTCTGGCGTCATTGTTCCCAAGGACTTTTGCCGGAATAAGACCTTCCTGGTAATCGCCGTATGCACCGGCGTGGACAACTTCATTCAGCGACATACCATCCGTGAGACCTGGGGCAATACCACCGAGTTCAACTACCCAGCGTTTGGAAAGCTCCATGGTCATCTCAAGGGTCACTACCTGCCGCCACTGCCGGATCGCTTAAAGATGTACGGGGATTATTTGAGCGGCGAGGGGCAGTCTCTGACTGCCTCAGTGCGCATTGTTTTCATTGTAGGCCGCCAGAAAGATGAGGCCATGTTGGGCAATGAGACCCTGAATCGCATTCACATTGAATCGGAAAAGTACAACGACATCATTCAGGAGAACTTCGTGGATAGCTACAACAACCTGACGCTTAAGTCTGTGATGGCTCTAAAGCACATTAGCCGCAGTTGCTTTAATACCGCGGTCTACTTCCTCAAGTGCGACGACGATACCTTCGTAAATATACCCAATTTGCTGAACTTTCTGCTCGGAGGAACTATACCGTTGTACAATGATACCCTAGATTACCACGACCGGTCCACCTATTTAGTCACTGCACCGCAAACCCGATTGAAAGCCAGCAGCGATGTGTTGTACGGCCATCAGTTTTGCAACGTGGTGCCGGTTAGCGAAGTAAGCAGCAAGTGGTACATGCCCTCATACATGTATAAGCCGGAGTCGTATCCAAAGTATCTTTCCGGAGCCGGCTATCTCATGTCCATCGATGTAGTGCAGCGCTTGTTCGAGGCTTCGCTTAATACGACGCTGGTCTATCTGGAGGACGTGTACATCACTGGGTTGTGTGCACAAAAAGCTAAGATCAATCGACACCACCACCCGCTCTTCAGCTTCGCCCACTCGAAACAGATGTGCGCTTTCAAGGGCACCATCACACAGCATCAGTTAAAAGACGATAGCATGGTATCCGCCTGGAACTACGTGTCCAACTACTCCATCAAATGTCCGCCTCCTGGGCGGTACTTTAGCCAGGTGCGACTGCGCAAGCGGCCTATCTGTTAG
- the GalT1 gene encoding beta1,3-galactosyltransferase 1, isoform A: protein MDRRWNPEKIEEQSSLLAAEYSSSSGAAASGSEDETVTTSGALRSKAKLRKRQLRNRMPLPRMLRRLGCYTLSAFLICGLLLVYLPLVYLDVHKRSAGLPDWTSETSRSIADYLDIGLSSGVIVPKDFCRNKTFLVIAVCTGVDNFIQRHTIRETWGNTTEFNYPAFGKLHGHLKGHYLPPLPDRLKMYGDYLSGEGQSLTASVRIVFIVGRQKDEAMLGNETLNRIHIESEKYNDIIQENFVDSYNNLTLKSVMALKHISRSCFNTAVYFLKCDDDTFITTTGPPI, encoded by the exons ATGGACAGAAGGTGGAATCCAGAAAAAATCGAGGAGCAGAGCTCCCTCTTGGCAGCGGAATATTCCTCCAGCTCGGGAGCAGCTGCTTCCGGATCCGAGGACGAGACGGTCACCACTAGTGGAGCGCTACGCAGCAAAGCAAAGCTGAGGAAGCGGCAGCTAAGAAATCGCATGCCGCTTCCCAGGATGTTAAGACGCCTTGGCTGCTACACGCTGAGCGCCTTCCTAATCTGTGGGCTGCTCCTCGTCTACCTGCCGCTCGTCTACTTGGATGTACACAAGCGTAGTG CTGGTCTGCCGGATTGGACGTCAGAGACCTCCCGCAGCATAGCTGACTACCTGGATATCGGGCTCAGTTCTGGCGTCATTGTTCCCAAGGACTTTTGCCGGAATAAGACCTTCCTGGTAATCGCCGTATGCACCGGCGTGGACAACTTCATTCAGCGACATACCATCCGTGAGACCTGGGGCAATACCACCGAGTTCAACTACCCAGCGTTTGGAAAGCTCCATGGTCATCTCAAGGGTCACTACCTGCCGCCACTGCCGGATCGCTTAAAGATGTACGGGGATTATTTGAGCGGCGAGGGGCAGTCTCTGACTGCCTCAGTGCGCATTGTTTTCATTGTAGGCCGCCAGAAAGATGAGGCCATGTTGGGCAATGAGACCCTGAATCGCATTCACATTGAATCGGAAAAGTACAACGACATCATTCAGGAGAACTTCGTGGATAGCTACAACAACCTGACGCTTAAGTCTGTGATGGCTCTAAAGCACATTAGCCGCAGTTGCTTTAATACCGCGGTCTACTTCCTCAAGTGCGACGACGATACCTTC ATTACCACGACCGGTCCACCTATTTAG